The Chryseobacterium sp. LJ668 genome segment TTTATAAATCTTCCGTCAACAATAATGACAAGTCCAGATCCTACAGCAGTCATCGTATCATTGTGGATGAATAACCCGGTATCTTCACCTAAGCCTATTCCCAAAGTCCTCGGATTGTTGACAACAGCCTGAAAAAGACGTCCGATTCTACCTCGTTGCACAAAATGAGTATCAACGATGACATTATCTATTAACCCAAGACCTTGTGTAGTTTTTATTTCACCTTTCAACAAAGCTTCAGAGCTGCTTCCTTGATAAATCATGTTTTCAGAAGCCGCAGCTGCACCAGCAGATGTGCCAGAATAGATAAAATCCTGCTCCTGATATTTCAGTAAAATGGTATCGTGAAATCTTGTTCCGCCAAGAATAGAGGTGAGCCGCAGCTGATCACCACCGGTAAACATGACAACATCGGCAGCATTAGCTCTGGCGACAATAGCATCAGAATTGGCCTCTTCACGGTTGTGAACGTCAAGTATATTTACATTTTTAGCTCCTAAAAATTCAAAAGCCTTTTTATATTCCGCACCTACAATTTGAGGGATTTGTGATGCAGTAGTAATTACTTCAATAATCGAATTTTCTTTATTTTTAGATTCGGTAATGATCTTTCTTAAGATTCCTCTTTCAAAAAAGTTAAGATTTTTTTCAATATTCTGATCGTAATCGGTTTCGGAGAAACTGCCTTTATTAACTGCTCCACCGATAATAATTAATTTTCCAACAGGTTTCATAGTTTGCAAAGTTAGAAAATTATTAATTGTTGAGAAAATAAGAAAGGCTTTTTAATGCATTTGCTTTGATTTTAAATTGATTATACATTTTAAAGTTTTTTAATAAATCTTTAAAGAGTCTGTGGTTTTTTTTAAGGTTTTACATTATCTTTGATTTTAGAAGATACTTTTATTAAAAGATAAACTATGAAAATTGAGAA includes the following:
- a CDS encoding cyanophycinase, giving the protein MKPVGKLIIIGGAVNKGSFSETDYDQNIEKNLNFFERGILRKIITESKNKENSIIEVITTASQIPQIVGAEYKKAFEFLGAKNVNILDVHNREEANSDAIVARANAADVVMFTGGDQLRLTSILGGTRFHDTILLKYQEQDFIYSGTSAGAAAASENMIYQGSSSEALLKGEIKTTQGLGLIDNVIVDTHFVQRGRIGRLFQAVVNNPRTLGIGLGEDTGLFIHNDTMTAVGSGLVIIVDGRFIKDTNLTNINLGEPISIDNLTVHVMSMNDHYDLTTRKLTIENSQFNPIPQI